Genomic window (Cystobacter fuscus DSM 2262):
GGCCATCGTTCGCAGTCTCTGAGAATGCACGAGTAGCCCTGTGATGAGTGAGACCACCCGTATGGGTGTCTCATGAGCCATGCGTGCGATGACCAAGAAGGTGTTGTTGTTTCATGACGCAGCACATCAATCACCAAGGGGAATGAGTTCCATGAAGAAGCTGATGAGCAGCGCCGTGTGTGCCATTGCCGTGGCGGCATCCCTGGTGGGCGGGCAGGCGAGTTCCCAGGCCACCGCGCCGGTGTCCGTGAGCTACACCTTCGCGCAGGGCGCGGAGGGCTGGACGCATGGGTTCGCCGATCTTCCGACGGACTACGTCAGCCTGGGCATCTACGATACCGACTTCGCTTGGACTGCCATTCCGGATCAGTCCGGGGTGAATGGCCTGATGATCCAGAGCCATAACCGCAGCGACGACGTCTTCATGTACATCACGAAGAAGATCGACGCCTCGGCGGGCCTTCTTCCCAACAAGCAGTACACCGTCTACCTGAGCTTCGACCTCGGGACCAACGTCAGCGAGGGGATGATTGGCATCGGCGGCGCGCCGGCCGAGGGCGTCACGGTCAAGGCCGGGGCGGTGAACCACGCGCCGGCCCTCCAGGTGGAGGACGTCGGCGGGACCCCGTACTACATCCTCAACGTCGACAAGGGCCAGCAGACCAATGGTGGCACCGACCTGCAAGCGATTGGCCACCTCGGCAAGCCCAACCCGGACCAGGAGGGCTACCAGCTCAAGCACTTCGAGCACTCCTTCACCGTGACGACCACCGCCCAGGGGGCGGCCTACCTGATCATCGGCACGGATTCCGGCTTCGAGGGCCTGACCCGGATCTACTACACGAACATCCAGGCGGACTTCATCTAGGCGGGAGCTGAGCCAGGGGAGGTCCATCGGGCGTCCATGCCCAGTGGACCTCCCCCCGTCGTGGGCTGGCTACCGAGACTCAGCGTGTGGTGGCCGGAAAGCGCAGGTGCAGCGAGCTGGGCCCGCGATCATTGAAGTTGGAGCCCTGGTAGTCGTAGGGCCTGCCGGTGAGCTCCCAGCGCGGCAGCGTGAGCAGGGCGCGCAGGGCTTCCTCGACCTCGAGCCGAACGAGGGAGGCCCCCGGACAGTAGTGGGCGCCGACCCCGAAGGTCATGTGCCGGTTGGGCGCGCGGGTGATGTCGAAGCGCTCCGGGTCGGGGAAGATGGAGGGATCGCGGTTGGCCGCGGCGACCATCGCGTAGACGATCCGCCCCTTGGGAATCCTCGTGCCGCTGATCTCCGTGTCCTCCACGCACACCCGGTTGATGGACATGACGGCTGGTTCATGGCGCAAGCCTTCCTCGATGGCGCCCCGGATGAGGCCCGGGTCCCGCCGCAAGACATGCAACTGCTCGGGGTGACGCAGCAGCGCGAGGAGCGTGTTGGTGAGCTGGTTCGTCGACGTGACGAAGCCGGCGCCAATCATCTGGAAGGACTGGATGACGGCCTCGCCCGCGAGCTGGGGATGGCCCTGCTCTCCCGCGATGAGCTGGCTGATGAGATCCTCTCCGGGCGCTGCCCGGCGCTTCTCGACGAGGTCCGCCAGGTAGTCCGCCATGTCGTTGGTGGTGCGCCGCACGGCGTTCCTCGCCTCGTCCGAGCCGACCCCCGCGCCCGCGGGCTTGAGCAGATCCCTCGACCAGTCCATGAACCGCGGCCGATCCGCTTCGGGGAGCGCGAACAGCTCGGCGATGGTGTTGAGGGCGATGGGCTCGGCGAAGTCCGCGACGACGTCCATTTCCCCCTGTCGCCGCCCCTTCTCCAGGGCTCGCTCCACGAGCGACACGAGTTGGGGCCGGAAGTGCTCGATCGCCGCGGGCGTGAAGCCCTTCATGACGAGCTGGCGCAGCAGCGTGTGGCGGGGGGGATCCTGGAAGAAGACGAGCCGCGACCAGACCGAGACCATCTTCTTCGTCGCCTCATCCTCCCCCAGCATCCCCATGCTCCCGAACAGCGCGTCCGCGCGCCGCGAGGAGAAGCACGGGCTCCTGGTGAACGCCTCGATGTCGGCGCCACGCGTGAGGATGAAGCACTGGAAGGGTTCGAAGAAGTAGACGGGCCGCTGGGCGCGCAACCGCTCGAAAGTAGGGAAGGGGTTGGCGAAGAAGCCCTCGCTCATCAAATCGATATCGGCGCCTGTACTCATCTTTCCTCCAGGACTGTCTGGCGAGACAGCCTGGGACGCTAGCCCTCGAAGGCCCGGAACGCGACAGGGGGCGAGGAGGGCTCTCCTGGCCTCCTCGCCCCCTGGGTATTTCAGAGCTGCCCGCTCGAGTGCGCGCTTCGCGCTAGTAGCTGGTCTTCAGCCACTGGCTCTTCGTCCAGGTGAGCTTCCCAGCGCCCGCTCCATCGGCGGCCGTCAGCCGGCTCTTGAGGGTCGACGGATCCTCCGGCGTATAGCTGTAGGGCAGGGTGGAGAAGCCATTCCAGGAGAAGTCCTTCACGTCAGCGGGTACCGGGCTGAGCGGGCTGCCGGAGGCGTCGCTGCTTCCCCGGAAGGCCACCCCATTGAGGGAGTCGATCGTGTCGATGGCGCGGATCTTCCCCGTATAGCTTGCATCCTCGGGATCCGTCTGGTTGTTGCGCACCGGGTACTGGACGTCGATGATGTGCGACTTCTCGACCAGGACGGCGCCGCTCTCGGTGGAGATCGCGCCGTTGCTCGTCACGGTGAAGTGGTAGCCCTTGGAGGAGATGGCGGTGGCCATGGCCGAGGTGATCTTCGACTTGGCGGCCCAGGCTCCCGCGCTGTCCATGACGATGTTGTAGGCGTGCGCGTTGCCGCCGCGCAGGCGGGGCATGCGGTCCTGGATGTCCTTGTAGTAGTTGTGGTGCAGCGTGATGGAGAGGTTCGGGTTGTCCGAGGCAAACTCCGTCGAGCCGACCAGGTGGCCCTTCTTCTGCGCGCCCGCGATCGCGATGATGTCCTGCTTGCTCAGGCCCACCGCGCTGCCGCGCAGGTGGTTGTACATCGGGTAGGCGGACTTGTTGGCCTCGAGCGCATCGAACTGCCTGGCCACGAAGCTGGTCGCGCTGCCGTCATCCCCCTTGAACGTGGACCAGGAGATGGTCACGCCCGAGGTGCCCTTCTTCGAGTCGACGAGGCCATCGTAGGCCTTGTTGAAGGTGCAGTGGTCGATCCAGACCTTGCTGCTCTCCTCCAGCGTCAGGTAATCCCAGTCGTTGGAGTCATAGTCGCCCTTGGTCTTCTCGTCCCACTCCCACAGCTCGTCGAACTCCAGGTTGCGGATGATGACGTTCGAGCTGCGCTTGATCGTGATGGCCACGTGCTTGAGCCGGGCGCCGTTGGCCGAGAAGATGGTCAGCCCGTTGAAGCCGTCCACGTTGATCTTGCTGACCCCCGACTGCAGGAGCACGGGATGGGTCAACGCCGCGTTGTGGGAGGAGATGGGCGAGACCTTGGCCGCGGAGGGGAGCTCGTTCCAGCCCAGGTTGAGATCATTCATGATCTCCACGACCTTGACGCCCGAGCCCTTCTTCAAGGCCTGGGCGAGCTCCGTCGCGGTGTAGACCTTCTTGTAGCGGGCGGTGTCCGACTCGCTGATCACTCCACCACCGGTGTTGCCAGCGGAGAACCCCGTGAGGTTGTAATCAGTGATTCCGGCGGCCCGAGCATCCGTGGCGGGAATGGCGGAGAACGCCAGGCCCAAGGCCATCGACAGGCTGCACATCCCCTTGACATGAATGTTCATGGAAACCCTTCCCAGTCCGAGATGACTCAATCCCTGGATTTGCTCCCTGGAGTGTCTTCTCTACTAACAAGAGTTCAATCTCCAGGTCAAACGTTTTCCCAAGATTAACCTGATTAATCATGAAATGAGGGATGTCATGCCACAAGACGAATCGTGTCAGTCGGATGAGACGAGTTGTGAAGGGTCCTCGAGCCACGAGAAAAGAAAAAGCCCCCGGCCGGATGTCGGCCGAGGGCTTCGAGTTCAAACAACCAACTGGCTACGGCTCGATACCACCCGCCAGCGTGCCGTTGCGGTAGACGGTGATGTTGCTGTTGTCGCCATAGGCCGTCTGCCCGGCCTTGAACGAGTAGTCATCCGCCTCGTTGAAGTTCGACCAGGACGTGTTGTTCACGCGCAGCTGGATGTCACCCGTGTCCTGGCCCGCCGCCAGGGTGCCGCTGAGGAAGCTGATCTCGATGTAGTGGGTGGCGCCAGGCCGCGGAGCGGAGAGCTGCCCGGACTGGAAGCTCAGGCTCGAGCAGCCCGGGAGGGCCCAATCGCAGTTGATCTGCAGGCCGGCCGCGCCGTCCAGCGAGATGTAGTAGCGGACCTTGATGTCGGCCAGGCTGACCGACGTGGTGCCGCCGTTCTTCACCCGGAGGTGGGGGCGGAACTGGTTGGTGGTCGGGGAGTTGTTGTTCCCGTCGCGGTAGAGGACGGAGAGGGCGCCCACGCTGGCGGCCTGCGTCGTGGCGGAGGACTCGTTCGACCCGGCGGACTCGAGGGCGGCGTTGGAGGCCGTCACCTTGTAGTAGTGGGTCGTGCCAGGCAGCAGGCCCGTGTGGGTGAAGCTGGTGGTGGAGCTGGTGCCCACCCGGTTCGCCGCGGTGAGGGCCACGCTCGGCGAGGTGGAGTGATAGATGTTGTAGCCGGTGGCGTTGGCGGAGCCCGTCCAGCCCAGGGAGATCAGGCTGGAGCCGGCCGCCGCCGCGGTCAGGCTGGAGGGCGCGGAGAGGACCTGCTCGGCCGGAGTCGCGGAGACCGCGCTGCTGTTGGGGCTCTCACCCTTGGCGTTGGACGCGCTGACCACGAAGTAATAGGTGGTGCCATTGGTCAGGCCGGTGTTGGTGTAGCTCGTCCCCGTGACGGAGGCCACCGTCGCGAACGGTCCGGTGCTGGCGGTGCCCCGCTTGACGGTGTAGCTCGTCGCGCCGAACGAAGCGCTCCAGCCGATCGTCACCTGCTTGTTGCCCGGGGTGGCCGTCAGGCTCGTGGGCGGAAGGGCCGGGTCATTGTCTCCGGCGGTCTGCGGGATGGAGGGATAGGCGTTCTGCACCAGCATCGTGAACTGCTCGTGGAACCAGTGGCCGGACAGCGGCGCGTTCGGCAGGGAGCCGGTCTTCGTGTTGTACTGCGTGGTGAATTCCGGGTCGCACATCGGGTCGGCGCCCTTGCCCTCGTTGTTCGGGATGTACTTGCTCGCGCCGTCCGAATCGCCCGGCGGCTTGACCCAGACGAAGGCATCCAGGTGAGAAGCGCTATAGCCAGCCGGAGTCGGCTGGGGCGGCTGCCCCATGCCAGTCCCGGCCTGGTTGCACCAGAGGCCGCGGTGGGCGCGCCGGTCGATGCGGCCGGAGTCGGCGTACGTGTCGACCGTGGTGCCGGAGGCGCCCGTCGGCCGGTTGGGTCCACCCCAGCCGTTGCGCGAGGTGTCGATGAGGAAGCCGATGCTGGCCGGCCAGCCCGCGGACGTGAAGCCGGTGTAGAGGGAGGCCGCGAAGTCGGTCTCGTCGAAGTTGGGGTTCCACTCGTAGTACTTCGCCGACCGCAGCGGCTGCCCGCCCACGGTCACGTTCGGGTTCACCAGGTTCGGCTCCGCGAGCGGCGTGTAGTTGGCCGTGTTGGTCACGAAGCCATCCACGCTGGACAGCCCCGCCGTCGTCGCACCCACCACGGAGGTGTAGAGCGCGATGGTCTTCTGACGGTTGTCATCCCAGCCCAGCCAGCCCGAGTGGCCGAGGTCCATGTAGATGTAGACGTTGGGGATGGCGTGCAGCTTGTTCATGGCGTACTGCGCGGCCGCCACGTAGATGCCGCTGGAGTTGGCCTGGGCGCACGCCGGGTCCTGCAGGTTGGTCACCAGGTTGGGCAGGCCGTCCGGCTCGAGCGCCGTGACGATCCGGATGTCCTGGTACTTCGGATCGGCGAAGATGGCCGTGATGGGGTCGATATACTCTGTCTTGTAGCGCTGCAGGCCCTCCGCCGTCAGCGGCAGCTCGCCGTTGGACGCCAGCGCATGGCAGTCGCGCCCTGGCATGTCGTAGATGACGAAGCTCGCGGTGATGGGCTGGCCGGCCTTCTTCTGGGCCAGCGCCAGGTCGAGGTGGTCACGCAGGCTCTTGCGGCCGCCGTTCGCGGTGCCGCCGTGAATCGCCGCGATGCGGTCCAGCCAGACATAGGTCGGATACGTTTTGACCGTGCGCATCTTCGCGGCCAGCGTGCTGTCGGTCGTCTTGGCGATCGAGCTGTCGACCTGCGCCGCGTAGTCGGGATTGATGTAGGCGCTCGCGCTCTCGAACGGATTGTCCACATGCGTCTGCGCGGAGGCGACTCCTCCACAGAGTGCCATTTGCAGGAATGCCAGGGACTTCAGCGCCAGGCCGCGGATGTTGGAATGCTTTTGTTGCATGCGTTCCCTCCTGATGAAATGTTGCAGTAAAGTCAGAAAACGAGGAATACGATTCCGTCGTGGAAAACAATTAAAAGCCGAAAAGCTCATACGATGAAAACGTTTTGATTGCAACCTGTCCGTGGCTGAACAGAGCGGATGCTCGTGTTTGAGGCGGGAGCGAATCAGAGCGCTTTCATCCGTCTATCTCGGGAATCCCGCTGAATCGTGGCAACAGGCCTTTTTTCTTGTATTCACAGGCCTTGAGAACGCCTGCGTTCTCAACGCGAGGCGTCAAGGATTGCCGGAGGTCTCTTCCCTGGCCGCCGGATGGCCGAGCGTGTCGTAACGTTGTCATCTTCATTTCAACGCAAGGCGTCAAGGATTGCGAGCCGAGCGTGCCGAAACGTGTCAGCGACACCGGGCTCGCGCTGGCGGACGGCGTCGGCTAGATGGCCGCGATGCGCGAGGCGGGGCTGGGTTCGAAGGGTTGGGGAGATCTGCTGGCCGAGGGGCGGCTGCCCCGTTTCGCGCTGATCTGCCTGGGCGTCTGGTTGAACGCCGCCGACGCGCTGGTCACCGCCACCATCATGCCGAGCGTGGGCGCGGACCTGGGCGGCTATGCCTATTTCAGCTGGTCGGTGGCCGGGTTCCTGGTGGGCGCGATCCTGGCGGGCGCGAGCGCCGGGCGGCTCGCGGAGTTGTTTGGCCTGCGCCGGGCCAGCGCGTTGGCGGGGCTGGTCTGTATGGCTGGTTGCGTCATGAGTGCGGTCGCGCCCGATGTGGGGCTCTTCCTGGCGGGACGTGTGGTGCAAGGGATGAGCTGTGGTTGGGTGTCGGGCTTCTCCATGGTGGCCGTGGCCCTGCTGTTTCCGGAGCGGCACCTCGCCCGGGTGTTCGCGTCCATTTCCGGGGTGTGGGGGGTCGCCACGGTGCTGGGGCCGCTGGTGGGCGGGCTCTTCGCGGAAGCGGGCGCCTGGCGCGGCGTGTTCTGGCTGTTCGCCGTGCAGGCCCTGGCCTTCAGCGCGGCGGCGCTCTGGCTGCTGCGCGGCTCGGCCCGGCCCGCTGGCGGCGCGGGCATTCCGTGGACGCAGCTCGCGGTGCTCACCCTCGGGGTCGGCGCCATCGCCGTGGCCGATGTCATCCGGCATCCCTGGACGGCGCTGGGCCTGGTGGCGGCGGGCGTCGCGCTCCTCGGCCTGGTGTTGCGCATTGACGCCCGCGCGAGGGTCCGGCTGTTGCCGCGCCAGGCGGGTGACCTCCGTACCATCGTGGGCGCGGGCTATTCGGCCATGTTCTGGATGACGGCGGCGTCGATGGGCTTCGCCGTCTATGGGCCGGCCATCCTGCAGACGCTGCGAGGAATGTCGCCGCTGTGGGCGGGCTATGTGATTGGCGTGGAGTCGATCGCCTGGACCCTGGCCGCTTTCGCGGTGGCGTCCGTGAGCGAGCGCTGGGAGGCCTTCTGGGTGCGCCTGGGCGCGGTCTGTCTGGTGCTCAGCCTGGTGATCCTCACCGGGTTCATGGGTGGCGGGTCCCTCGCCTGGGTGCTGGTGGGGGGCGCGCTGCTGGGGGCGGCCTTCGGCTTCTCCTGGAGCTTCATGACCCGCCGGATCATGGCGGCGCTGTCGGACGAGGAGCGCGCAATGGGCACGTCGGCCACCATCGCCATCCGCCAGACCGGTGCCTCGGCCGGCGCGGCGATCTCGGGCGCGGCGGCGAACGTGGTGGGCTTCTCGTCGGGCCTGACGGTACACACCGCGCAAGCGGCGTCCATCTGGGTGTTCGCCAGCGTCATCCCGCTGGCGCTGATCGGCGGCTGGGCAGCGTTCCGGTTGACCGGCCAGAATGCCCAGGACCGCCATCGCCGTGAGGGATGAGGAGCACTTCTGTTTATCTCGTTTTCCTTGAAAAAATGAATGTTCTCGTCCAGGAAGCGATGGTCACGAACTCGTGGCCTCGAGGAGGAGAACGTCATGCGCCGCACCCGACCGGATGAGTCGTTGCTGGTGATTCACCCCCGCCGTACACGAGTCCTGGGGCTCGCGGCCATGACGCTCCTCGCGGCCAGTGTCGGTTGCGCTGGCGCCCCGGAGCTGGAGCAAGAGGAGAGCACGGGTGTCCAGGAGGCGGCAGCCGGAGCCCAGGGCAGCATCCTCTTCGTCGGCAACAGCTTCACCCACGGCCACGAGGAGCCGGTCTACTCGTACAACAAGGGCGCGATCACCGATGCCAACAACTCGGGGCAGGGCGGTGTGCCGGGCATCTTCAAGAAGCTGACCGTCCAGGCCGGCCTGGCGTACGACGTCACCCTCGAGACGGTCAGCGGAGAGACCCTCAGCGGGCACTACTCCACGAAGGCGGCGATCATCGGCCGCGCCTGGAACACCGTCGTCCTGCAGGAAAACAGCACGCGTCCCCTGCCCACGGCTCGGGGAGGCAATCCCACGGCCTTCTTCACCGCCTCCAATGATCTGCGCAATCTCGTGTTGACGGCCAACCCAGCGGCCCGCCTGTTCCTGTACGAGACCTGGGCGTCACCCGCGTCGGTCTCGGCCCAGGGCTACACGAGTGGCATCGCGGGCCTGCAAGCGATGCAGAGCGACCTGCGCACCGCGTACTTCAAGGCGTATGACGATTTCGACTTCACGGGCGTGGCCCGGGTAGGCGACGGGTTCCTGCGCGCGGTCGAGCAGGGTCTGGCGGATCCCTCCAATGGAACCTCCGCGGGGACCTTCAAGCTGTGGAGCACCTCGGACAACCGCCATGCGAGCAAGTACGGCAGCTACCTCGCGGCGGCGGTGCTGTACGCGAAGATCACCGGGGCCGACCCGCGCACCCTGTCCGTCGGCGCGGGCAGCGCGGCGGCCGAGCTGGGCATTGGCGCGACCGATGCCTCCAACCTCAACCGCATCGCCTACGAGAGCGCCACGTTGCCGGATCCAATCGGCGCTCCCGTGTCCCAGCCCCTGCCCGCCACCCGTGCGAGCTTCACGGGCTCGGTGACGACCGGTACCCCGGCCAACCTCACCGGCAATGCGCAGTTGAGCTCCCTCACCACGTCGGAGGGCACCTTCACGAATCTCCTCGGCGCGACGGCCAGTGGCATCACGGGGACCAACACGCCCAACTCGCGGGGCTCGACGCCCGCGAGCGCCCCCGCGGCCGCCTCGGGCCTCTCCGTGAATGACGGCGCGAACAACCTGGGCGCGGGCAACTTCCAGTTCGGCACGGCCTTCACCGCGAAGACCCGCTTCTTCATCGTCGAGAGCGCCCTCGCCTCCGGCACGGTGGGTGATGACACCGTCGTCACGCTGATCGATGCGTCGAACAATCGGGTCGGCGCGTTCTCGCTCTCCCTGGTCGCGAGTCAGTTCACCGCCTCGGCTGGGGGCAACACGTCGAACGCGCTGGCGACGATCAACTACACGGGCGGCGTCGCGAGCGTCACCGGCAGTCCCCCGGGCTCGGTGCAGTCGAAGCTGGGAGCGGTCACGTTCTCGCTGGCGGATCTGGGTGTCACCAACCCCACGAGCATCAGCTCCGCCACCGGCATTCGACTCACCAGCTCCACGCTCGATCCGAACGTGGTTGGCCTCTACACCGTGCCCTGATCTGGGCGCGCGCCGTGCCCGCCGCCCAGGGCTAACGCGCGAACTGGCAGCCCGGCTGGTATCCCCCCTCCGGCGCGGGGGCCGGAGCCGGGCAGCTCCTGAGGATCCCGTCGGCCGCGAGATAGGACTGTGGGTAGCTCGTGAGGGCCATGCGCACGGAGTAGCTCACGTCCTCGTAGCGCCGGCGGTCCGCCGCGGTGACGTTCACGTAGAGCTTGCCGCCCCGGATGAAGCGCGGCTCGAGGCAGAAGCAGCCTTGGGCCCGCGCGGTCACCGTCTCGGTGTTGCCCTCCACGGCGCGGGTGTAGAGCAACTCGGGCGGGCCCGCGCCATGCCACGCGGGACGCGGGGCCGGCTCGTACATCAGCGTGAAGGGCTTCCCCGCGCTCGTGCCCACCTGCGTGCACGCCTCATTCTTCCCTGGCTGGTTGCCGTCACAGAAGAGGACGTCCAGCGCCAGGCCATGCACCGACGCTCCATCGGGTAGCAGGCCGACCTGCCACTGCAACTCCCACGTCCTGTCCAGGGGCCCGGCGGAGGGATCCTGTGGCGGTATGTCGATGACATAGGTGTCCACGTCGCCGGGCACCGCGTCGTAGTCGTGTGCGCCTCGGATGCCTCCCGCGCTCGGACTCTGGAGCGCGTTGAGCCGGCCGTGACCATGGCCCAGCGTCCCGCTGAGCACCGTGGCGTTCGCGGGAGGCACGGGAAAGCCACTGCTCGTCGGAAGGTCCATCGCCATGGGGACGGTCCTGGGCTCCTCGCGCGACTCCTCGTCCGGGTCCCGGCTCCAGCGCAGCTCGACGGTGTACTCGCGGTCATCCGCCTGGTCCGTCCCCTCGTTGCTCACGTGGACGTACAGCTCGAGTTCCGTCGAGTGCGAGGGGATGGGGATGACGCCCTCGAAGTTCTCCAGGTTCGGGTGGGACGCGGACTCGTTGCGCTCGGAGCGCAGGCACAGCGCCGACTCGCACAGCGCGTTGACGCGCTCGAGGATGTCCGGCTCCCCTTCTCCGTCCTTGGGGCAGGTGGTGGGCTTCGTCCTGCACTGCACGGCTCGCTCGGAGACAGGGGTTGAGCCCTCCACCTCGCTCAGCACCTGGACCCTGCGAGCCGAGCGCCCGGGCAGGGGCGGGAAGCGTCCCGGTGTCTGGCTCCAGGAAACCTTGTAGTGCAGCCGCGTGGGGGGTTCCCTCCCCTGGCCACTGGAGAAGGAGGCCAGGCGCAGCGGCAGGTAGTCCTGGTCCGTGGAGTGCTCGAGCCGTCCCTTGATGAGGTACGGCGTGCCCGAGGGGCTGTCGATGCGCACCAGGCCCCGCTCGGTGGTGGTGTCGTTCGGCTCGTTCTCGTCCAACTGCTCGTAGAGGCGCACCTCGAGCGTGTAGGGGGCATTCAGGGTGACGGGTTGGGACTCGGGGGGCGTGAGGGGAGGGTGGGCTCGCACCACGAGCTGAACGCGGCCCGGCGAGACCTGGAGCACCCGGCCGAGGTCCACCGGGTCCGTCCGCGTCGGGTTCGGTGCGACGACCACGGCCGCGGACGCCTCCTGGCCCTCCTCTCCCGTCAGTACGGTGAGCGACGGCTGGACGAGCCCGGGCAGTGGGGGCTGATTGTCCAGGGTCAGGCGCACGGAGAGGATCTTCGGTCCGCCGTTGGCGGATGCGGGCACCTGGAACACGAAGCGGTCCGTGTCCTGGTCCGTGGTCAGGTTCGCCTCCACGTGGACGGACAGCCCCTCCCCCTCGGGCACCAGGGACAGCGTGGAGGGCACGGTGTCGTTGTCCTCATAGACATCCGGGAGGGGAACGACTCCCGTCCCGGCGTCCGCCGGGGAGGGACGCGGGGTACAGGCGGCGAGCAGACCGGCCAGGACGAGTCCGACTCTCCACATTCTCGAATCGACGCGCATGGGCTTCTCCGGGAAGGTGACCGTGAGTGCCAGAGCATTCCCGCTCTCTGTCGGGCCGGCGAGAATTCATCCGCGTACGCAAGGCCCACGGGACCGGGTCGTGTTGTCAGCGACCCGAGCGCCGCACCGTCCCTGCCCGCCCGGAGGGTGTCATGGTGCATGGAGAGGAAAAGGCGCGGGAGATGGCTCGCTCCCTGCTGCCGTCGGTCAATCGGGAAGCTGCACGTGCTGGGAGGGTCGCCATCCACCGCGCCCATCGCCGTCAGTTCCGCGTGGAGATGAATCGGCTCGTGCGCGATCCCGAGTCGTTCGATGAGCGCGCTGGTTTCGACGCGCAACCCGTCGTGGACATCCGTCAATTGATGGGGCACCGGCGCTCGGGGGACAAGGTCGCCCCTTTCATCCGCTGGGCCACCGCCCGCGCCCGGTCCATTCCCCGGGAGAGCCGGCTGAGTCACATCCGCGCCCTCGTGCCTCGGGGTCTCATTGGAGACCATGCGTTGGCGCACATCCGGGAGCGCGAGGAGTTCCAATCCCCGGAAGAAGTCGAGCGGAGGAGGGCGCGGCGTTCGAGCCATCAACGCTCCTTCCTGCTCGATCGGGGAGAACAGGCCACACTGCTTCATGCCCTGTTGCATGCTCCGGGCGGACACCGCGTCTTCAACCAATGGCTCAAGGCACGTCATCTCCTCCACTCCCGTCAGGAGTTGAAGGGCTGGCATTGCACGTGCGTCCCCAGGTGCCGCATCCCGAGCCGGCTGGACGCCGCCCTTCCCCCAGCCCGTTTGCTCCTGGGCGCGCATGACGTGCTGCCGTTCCTCGCCGCCATCTGGGGCCCCGAGGGCGAGTCCCGGAAGCGCCGCCGCACTCCCCTCGACAGTCCTCGGAGCACCGTGAACACCTTCCTCCGAGCCTTCAAGCAGTGCCGGGGCGACGTGCTGGCCACGGCGCGGGTCCTGGGCCTGGCGCCGCCCCTCCCCGACTGAGGGGGGAGACCACCGGGCTCGCGCGCCACGAGTCGTCTGACTCCTTCGCCGCTAGGATGCGGACCCGGACATGGAACTGGACATGACTACGGTCGAACTCGCACGGGCCGCGTGCCTCATCCTCATCGCCGCGCTCATGGTCGTGGCGGTGATCCGGCGCAGGCGGTGGGAAGCGTGGCTGCGCGACATGGAGGACGT
Coding sequences:
- a CDS encoding cytochrome P450, producing MSTGADIDLMSEGFFANPFPTFERLRAQRPVYFFEPFQCFILTRGADIEAFTRSPCFSSRRADALFGSMGMLGEDEATKKMVSVWSRLVFFQDPPRHTLLRQLVMKGFTPAAIEHFRPQLVSLVERALEKGRRQGEMDVVADFAEPIALNTIAELFALPEADRPRFMDWSRDLLKPAGAGVGSDEARNAVRRTTNDMADYLADLVEKRRAAPGEDLISQLIAGEQGHPQLAGEAVIQSFQMIGAGFVTSTNQLTNTLLALLRHPEQLHVLRRDPGLIRGAIEEGLRHEPAVMSINRVCVEDTEISGTRIPKGRIVYAMVAAANRDPSIFPDPERFDITRAPNRHMTFGVGAHYCPGASLVRLEVEEALRALLTLPRWELTGRPYDYQGSNFNDRGPSSLHLRFPATTR
- a CDS encoding Pectate lyase precursor, which translates into the protein MNIHVKGMCSLSMALGLAFSAIPATDARAAGITDYNLTGFSAGNTGGGVISESDTARYKKVYTATELAQALKKGSGVKVVEIMNDLNLGWNELPSAAKVSPISSHNAALTHPVLLQSGVSKINVDGFNGLTIFSANGARLKHVAITIKRSSNVIIRNLEFDELWEWDEKTKGDYDSNDWDYLTLEESSKVWIDHCTFNKAYDGLVDSKKGTSGVTISWSTFKGDDGSATSFVARQFDALEANKSAYPMYNHLRGSAVGLSKQDIIAIAGAQKKGHLVGSTEFASDNPNLSITLHHNYYKDIQDRMPRLRGGNAHAYNIVMDSAGAWAAKSKITSAMATAISSKGYHFTVTSNGAISTESGAVLVEKSHIIDVQYPVRNNQTDPEDASYTGKIRAIDTIDSLNGVAFRGSSDASGSPLSPVPADVKDFSWNGFSTLPYSYTPEDPSTLKSRLTAADGAGAGKLTWTKSQWLKTSY
- a CDS encoding glycoside hydrolase family 6 protein; the protein is MQQKHSNIRGLALKSLAFLQMALCGGVASAQTHVDNPFESASAYINPDYAAQVDSSIAKTTDSTLAAKMRTVKTYPTYVWLDRIAAIHGGTANGGRKSLRDHLDLALAQKKAGQPITASFVIYDMPGRDCHALASNGELPLTAEGLQRYKTEYIDPITAIFADPKYQDIRIVTALEPDGLPNLVTNLQDPACAQANSSGIYVAAAQYAMNKLHAIPNVYIYMDLGHSGWLGWDDNRQKTIALYTSVVGATTAGLSSVDGFVTNTANYTPLAEPNLVNPNVTVGGQPLRSAKYYEWNPNFDETDFAASLYTGFTSAGWPASIGFLIDTSRNGWGGPNRPTGASGTTVDTYADSGRIDRRAHRGLWCNQAGTGMGQPPQPTPAGYSASHLDAFVWVKPPGDSDGASKYIPNNEGKGADPMCDPEFTTQYNTKTGSLPNAPLSGHWFHEQFTMLVQNAYPSIPQTAGDNDPALPPTSLTATPGNKQVTIGWSASFGATSYTVKRGTASTGPFATVASVTGTSYTNTGLTNGTTYYFVVSASNAKGESPNSSAVSATPAEQVLSAPSSLTAAAAGSSLISLGWTGSANATGYNIYHSTSPSVALTAANRVGTSSTTSFTHTGLLPGTTHYYKVTASNAALESAGSNESSATTQAASVGALSVLYRDGNNNSPTTNQFRPHLRVKNGGTTSVSLADIKVRYYISLDGAAGLQINCDWALPGCSSLSFQSGQLSAPRPGATHYIEISFLSGTLAAGQDTGDIQLRVNNTSWSNFNEADDYSFKAGQTAYGDNSNITVYRNGTLAGGIEP
- a CDS encoding MFS transporter; the encoded protein is MAAMREAGLGSKGWGDLLAEGRLPRFALICLGVWLNAADALVTATIMPSVGADLGGYAYFSWSVAGFLVGAILAGASAGRLAELFGLRRASALAGLVCMAGCVMSAVAPDVGLFLAGRVVQGMSCGWVSGFSMVAVALLFPERHLARVFASISGVWGVATVLGPLVGGLFAEAGAWRGVFWLFAVQALAFSAAALWLLRGSARPAGGAGIPWTQLAVLTLGVGAIAVADVIRHPWTALGLVAAGVALLGLVLRIDARARVRLLPRQAGDLRTIVGAGYSAMFWMTAASMGFAVYGPAILQTLRGMSPLWAGYVIGVESIAWTLAAFAVASVSERWEAFWVRLGAVCLVLSLVILTGFMGGGSLAWVLVGGALLGAAFGFSWSFMTRRIMAALSDEERAMGTSATIAIRQTGASAGAAISGAAANVVGFSSGLTVHTAQAASIWVFASVIPLALIGGWAAFRLTGQNAQDRHRREG